The following is a genomic window from Syntrophorhabdaceae bacterium.
ATTTTTCTGTGAGGGGAAAGTCCGTATTCTCCCGTATGTGATAGTGTAATCGAGGTTATGTACTCATCTCTCTGGCTTGATACTTTTTTTGTGGCATCTGCAGCAATCCTGTGGTTTATGATCGTCTACCAGTTGCTGCTATTTGTCACGGGATATCTTTACAGCCGACGTGATGCCTGGGTGGTCCCATCTCTTCCCCGGGGATCGGATTGGCCCATGGTATCTATCCTTGTGCCGGCTCGAAACGAAGCCCGCGTCATCGACGGTACGCTCGAGCACCTCTTGGCGCTCGACTACCCGGCGGACCGTATGGAAATCATCATCATCGACGATGGCAGCAATGACGGCACGGGCGATATTGTAGAGACGATTGCAGCCCGCGATGCGCGCGTGCGCTGCCTAAAGGTTCCTCCCCATCTTGGCGGGAGGGGTAAGTCCGCTGCCCTGAAACTTGGTGTCGATGCGGCGCAACATGACCTCATCGCTATCTACGACGCCGACAATCGACCTGAAGCAGGGTCCCTGCGAGCGCTCGTGGCTGCCTTGGTGGCAGATCCCAATCTGGCCGCAACCGTAGGCAAGTTCCGCTGCATAAACCGGAACCGGAATCTTTTGACCCGTTTTATCAATATAGAGTGTCTGGCTTTTCAGTGGATCATGCAGGCGGGACGCTGGTCCCTGCTCGGGGTAACAACTCTGCCGGGCACCAATTTTGTGATCCGGCGGGAAGTCTTGAGTGAAGTGGACGGTTGGGACGAAAAGGCCCTCACCGAGGATGCGGAATTGACGATCCGTATTTACGAAACGGGCCGCCGCATAGGCTTTGTGCCTCGGGCCGTAACCTGGGAGCAGGAACCGGAGAAGATCACTACCTGGTTCAGACAACGCACCCGATGGGCTCGCGGTCATAATTACGTGCTTGCCAAGCATGTCCGCCGCCTCCTTGAATTGCGCCCCCGCGTCATCGCCTTTGAGCTTCTCTACACCCTCATCCTTTATTATGTGGTGTGTGCGGCAATTTTCATCTCCGACCTGCTCTTCATTATGGCCGTCTTCGGGCTCGTGTCCATCCATGCGATCGGGCCTTATTCACGTATCTGGGTGCTCGCGTTCCTGCTGTTTGTGTTGGAGGTCTCAATCACCCTGTCACGTGAAAAGGACGAGGATTCCCTGTACAATCTTGTCCTGGTGGTCTTCGCTTACTTTACCTATTGCCAGCTCTGGGTCCTTGTGGTCGCTCGTGCATTCGTCGATGACGTGATACTGCGCCGCAAGAAGATCTGGGCCAAGACCGAACGTTTTGCCGAGGTCCCCGAGTAATGGCTCGAAGGCTCTTCATCGTGCTGTTTCTGCTCCTGGTGCCTCTCGTCGCATTTGCCGCAGGGGGTAAGCAGGCGTTGATCTTATACGACGGTTCATCACAGAAGGCACACGAAGGTCTCGTGGACGCAACGCACGTCGCCAATCTGCTCGGCCACTTCGACTACCGCCCGAAACTCATCGCTATCGAGGATTACCAGGCGGGTGGCATGGCCCGATACGACGCCGTTTTTGTGGTAGGTGGTTCCGATAAGACCGTGTGGCCCGACGCAGTATTGCAAGATGCGCGCGTGCGCACGAGTACGCTGGCCTGGATAGGGTACGGCATGGACGCATTCCTTGGCGCCCCGGAAGACCATAGGCGCGGACTGAGGGTGGACAGCGTGCTTATCAATAGCCGCTTTAACCGAGTGCGATATCGCGGTGCCATCCTGGGGAAGGGCGGCGGTATGGCGACCCTTATCACCGTCACTGAGCCATCGCGGGTGAAAGTCGAGGCCGAAATGCTCGATGCCGAAGGTCACGCGTCGCCCTATATGTTACACACGGGGAACCTCTGGCTCGTGGCAGATGTACCCTTTGCCTACATCGGCGACAAGGACCGCTATCTTGCCTTCTGCGACCTTATGCACGACATGCTCGGTGTACACCATGGATCGTCTCACCGAGCCCTGATACGCCTTGAAGACGTAACGCCCGATGAAGAGCCTGAAGTGTTAAGGCGCGCTGTTAATACGCTGATCAAGGAGGACATCCCGTTCCAGATATCGCTGGTACCTGTCTTCGTTGATCCCGGGTCTCGTCGTGAAGTCCGACTCTCCGAGAGCCCCCAGATCGTGGACATACTTAAGGACGCAACCGCCAGGGGCGCGACTCTCGTGCTTCACGGCTACACCCATCAGTACCGCGGTGTTACCCCGGATGACTTTGAGTTCTGGGACGGTTTCCGCAATGCGCCGCGGGCGGATGACTCGCCGGAGCTGGTGCGGGAGAAGTTAAATGGGGCCCTTGAGGAATGCTTCCGCAGCGGCCTCTATCCGGTGGCCTGGGAGACGCCTCACTATGCGGCATCACCCGCGGACTATGTCGAATTCGCCCGCGTCTTCTCAACGTTCAATGAAGAAACCATGATCGACCTCCAGGGCTCGCAGCAGTCTTTTCCTTTTGCCACGGTAGATACACGCGGCCTGTACATCATCCCAGAGAATATCGGCTATCTTCCCCAGGAGAACCCCTCCCCTGAGACGCTTATTGAGAATGCACGAGGCATGCTGGTAGTCCGTGACGGCATCGCATCCGCATTCGTACATGATTTTCTCGATCCCCGTCTCCTGCAGGAGACGGTCCGGGGAATCAAGAAGCTGGGATATAAATTTGTCTCACTGAGTGATTTTGATTGTCGTGTGGCCTCAGATGACCGTTTGATTGTGACCGGCAAGGCATCGAGAACCATAACCCTTCACGATTCTTACTTGAGACAGTTCATCATAGGGCGAGACGGCTCACGAAAAGAGGAAACATGGGCTGCCGCGCGACAAACAGGCTCCGTGGTTGTGGGGCTGCAGCCCGGCCCCGGGGAGATACTCGTTGCCATCGGCATGGATGAACGTCCGGTCAAGCCTCCTGGGGTATTCACTCGACTTACACAGAAGCTGACGACTGCGGTTCTCAAGTGGCGACCGCAGAACCCCGTGACGCTTCAGGCGCGCGCAATCAAGGCGGCTATACTCTGGGACAAGGCGGCAGTCGGGGCTGAGAAAAATGATCAGGAGAGCTTCGCCAACACCTTTCGGGCATACGGTGCGCCCGTGAGACTCATCGCGGTTTCCGACCTGCCGAACACCACCTTCGATCCGAGCGAAGTGCTCCTCGCTCCCCACGCGGCAGCGCTCAAGCTCAGTTGGAGCGACGTTCGCCGAATCGTGCAGTTTGTGCGCGCAGGCGGTCAATTAGTGCTCGACGCCCACACGGGACTCTCCGAAGCCGTGGGTATCCGTTACCCCGGTGGCAGCGTGCCTGTGGAGCGCGTGACCGACCAGGCCCAGGTCGACCTTCCTCTGCAATGGCGTCCCGCCGTATCCATGGAGAGGTTCCGCTTGCCGGATCGAGCTATTATTATCAGCAAGGATACGGAAAATCACACCAGTCTGGCGGGGACATTCTCCGTGGGCTCCGGGAAGGTGCTCTACCTAGGCGATATGCTCGATCCGTTCACGGCCGACGGTGTGAGCCACTATCCATTCCTTTTTGAGCATACGCTCACGACCTTCGACAGGATGCAACCGGCGCGGCGGCGCATGATTGAACTCTATTTCGATCCGGGGCTTCGTACGGAGGTGAGTATTGAGGACCTGGCTGTATTATGGCGCCGCATGGGGGTGAGGGCGGTATACGCCTCGGCGTGGGTCTTTACGCCGCAGTACACGTACGACTACGACAGACTGATTCGTGTCTGTCATGCCAATGGGATTCTGGTATACGCCTGGTTCGAGTTTCCACAGGTAAGCCCTCTGTTCTGGGCTGAGCATCCTGAATGGCGTGAAAAGGCAGCGGGAGGCGAAAAGCTGCCCTCGTGGCGTCTCGCTATGAACCTCGCTAACCCCAAATGCCGTGCCGCGGTCATGGAGTTCATGTCTTCTGTGCTCAATAAGTGGGCATGGGATGGCGTCAACCTCGCCGAACTATCGTTCGACGGCAAGGCGGACGGCGATAAACCCTGGGCCATGGTGCCCCTCAATGATGACGTGAGACGCTCCTTTAGCGCCGCATATCACTTCGACCCCGGGGAGCTTTTCGATGCGGCTTCTTCCCATTTCTGGCAGCGAGATAGGGCGGGCTGGGCCACTTTTCTCGCGTACCGGAAGAGAATGGTGACCGAGATGCACCGGGCCTTTCTCACTCAACTGAAACCTTTCGCAGCATCAGGCCGTGAGGTGATCGTTACGATACTGGACAGCCTCGAGCATCCCGAAGTGGTTTCGGATGCAGGCCTCGATTCAACGGCGATTGTCGGGCTTATGCGTGAGTTTGCTTTCACGTTGCAGGTTGAGGACCCTGCGTCATCCTGGAAAAATCCGCCGGCGCGCTATGTGCGCCTGGCTGACCGATATCGGGCTATACTGCCCCATGAGGCACGCTTCATGATCGACATCAACGTGATCCCCAATCGTGCCGTAGAAGAGACGCATCTGCCTGTCTCTCAGGCGACAGGCGTGGAGCTCGCCGCCACCGTTCGCGCGGCCCGGTCGGCCTCGGATCGCGTCGCGCTTTACGGTGACGCCACGGTCAGAACCGCCGACCTCGATCTAATATCGTATGCCGCCACCGAAGACGCGCGGATCGCGACGGGTAAGCTTACCTGGTCAGTGGAGACTCCCTACAGTATAGAGATGGCCGTCTCGTCAGGCATCCGCACCTTTTATCGGGACAATCAGATATGGTCTTTCTGGCGTCCGGGGTTCGTACTCATGCCGCCGGGAAAACATGAGATCAGCGCGGACCGAAACTGGTTCCACTGGTTTGATTCCAGCGAGCTAACGCCGCAGGTGCTTCAGGTGAGCACTCCGCTTTTATCCGTGGATACGGGACATGGTGGATTGACTCTCGAATACGATTCGCCTGGGCCGGTTTATACGTGCCTCTCCAGAAAGCCGGCCGGGGTCGCTATCGACGGTGCTGACGCCACGATCCTTCCCGGGGCTCGTGAGATAGCCGCTGTTCTGGTCCTCCCGGCAGGCCATCATAAAGCGACCATTGCCGCCTCAAAAGGGGTCGGATTGTTTGTCGATTTCGTCAGCCTTATATCATCCTCTCTGATCGTGGCCTTTGGGACAAGCGCCATCGTAATGCTCGGTGCGCTCTACACGGGTATCCGCATACGCCGGTTCTTCCGTTGATGACGAATTGGACCGTTCTTGAGAACAAGGACTCTTCCGGTCTTTGTCATGTTCACCCTTTTTGACGTGGGGAACGGCGGTTGTGGTGACTTAAGTGTTCACCGGATGTACGGCGCATCGTGATCCTAAAACAAATAAGCGCGTGGAGGTGTTTTGTTGTTCAGATTTGTCGTAGTCTTTGGCACCCGCCCCGAAGCAATCAAGCTGGCGCCCATCGTTCTTGACCTTAGGTCCCGTCGAAATTGCGAGACCATAGTCTGCGTCACCGCGCAGCAGCGGGAGATGTTGGACCAGGTGTTGCAATTCTTCGCTATTGTACCTGAGGTGGACTTGAATCTCATGCAGCCCGATCAGAGTCTCGCCGAGTTTGCAGGACGGGCTATTCCACAATTAGAAAGGGTCTTTGCCCAATATGCCCCGGACATGGTAGTTGTGCAAGGTGACACATCCACAGCCCTGTACGCTGCCCTCGCTGCTTTTTACCGGCAAGTCCCGATAGCGCACGTGGAAGCGGGGTTACGCACCGATGACATCTATTCGCCGTTTCCCGAGGAAGCAAACCGGGTGCTCATATCACGGCTTGCGGCGCTCCATTTTGCCCCCACCCGTCGGGCCGCCGATAACCTTCTCAAGGAAGGGATCGCGCCGGACCGTATTTTCGTGACCGGCAACACCGGCATTGACGCTCTCCTCATGACGGCGGAACGCACCGATCAAAGCATGCTCGCCGGTGCATTGGGAAAGATGGCGCTCGATGAGCGTCAACTGGTCCTTATCACCGCGCACCGCAGGGAGAACTTCGGCGAAGCCTTTCTATCGCTCTGCAATGCGATTGCCGATCTGGTAGTGCTTCGTCCCGACCTGTTATTTGTCTACCCGGCTCATCTGAACCCGAACGTACAGGACCCGGTGGACCGCATCCTGCGACCACTTGCAAGCCGTGTCGACAACCTGCTCATACCTTCTCCGTTTCCCTATCACGAGTTTGTCGCCCTTATGAAACGCTCCTCTATTATCCTCACGGACTCGGGCGGTATTCAGGAGGAGGCGCCGGGCCTGGGCAAGCCGGTGCTCGTGATGCGTAAGACCACAGAACGACAGGAGGCCGTGGATGCGGGAACGGCGCGTCTGGTGGGCACGTCCCGGGAAGTGATCGTGCGTGAAACGCTCAGCATCCTCGATAACCGTGAGATTTACCGGGC
Proteins encoded in this region:
- a CDS encoding glycosyltransferase; the encoded protein is MYSSLWLDTFFVASAAILWFMIVYQLLLFVTGYLYSRRDAWVVPSLPRGSDWPMVSILVPARNEARVIDGTLEHLLALDYPADRMEIIIIDDGSNDGTGDIVETIAARDARVRCLKVPPHLGGRGKSAALKLGVDAAQHDLIAIYDADNRPEAGSLRALVAALVADPNLAATVGKFRCINRNRNLLTRFINIECLAFQWIMQAGRWSLLGVTTLPGTNFVIRREVLSEVDGWDEKALTEDAELTIRIYETGRRIGFVPRAVTWEQEPEKITTWFRQRTRWARGHNYVLAKHVRRLLELRPRVIAFELLYTLILYYVVCAAIFISDLLFIMAVFGLVSIHAIGPYSRIWVLAFLLFVLEVSITLSREKDEDSLYNLVLVVFAYFTYCQLWVLVVARAFVDDVILRRKKIWAKTERFAEVPE
- a CDS encoding DUF2334 domain-containing protein produces the protein MARRLFIVLFLLLVPLVAFAAGGKQALILYDGSSQKAHEGLVDATHVANLLGHFDYRPKLIAIEDYQAGGMARYDAVFVVGGSDKTVWPDAVLQDARVRTSTLAWIGYGMDAFLGAPEDHRRGLRVDSVLINSRFNRVRYRGAILGKGGGMATLITVTEPSRVKVEAEMLDAEGHASPYMLHTGNLWLVADVPFAYIGDKDRYLAFCDLMHDMLGVHHGSSHRALIRLEDVTPDEEPEVLRRAVNTLIKEDIPFQISLVPVFVDPGSRREVRLSESPQIVDILKDATARGATLVLHGYTHQYRGVTPDDFEFWDGFRNAPRADDSPELVREKLNGALEECFRSGLYPVAWETPHYAASPADYVEFARVFSTFNEETMIDLQGSQQSFPFATVDTRGLYIIPENIGYLPQENPSPETLIENARGMLVVRDGIASAFVHDFLDPRLLQETVRGIKKLGYKFVSLSDFDCRVASDDRLIVTGKASRTITLHDSYLRQFIIGRDGSRKEETWAAARQTGSVVVGLQPGPGEILVAIGMDERPVKPPGVFTRLTQKLTTAVLKWRPQNPVTLQARAIKAAILWDKAAVGAEKNDQESFANTFRAYGAPVRLIAVSDLPNTTFDPSEVLLAPHAAALKLSWSDVRRIVQFVRAGGQLVLDAHTGLSEAVGIRYPGGSVPVERVTDQAQVDLPLQWRPAVSMERFRLPDRAIIISKDTENHTSLAGTFSVGSGKVLYLGDMLDPFTADGVSHYPFLFEHTLTTFDRMQPARRRMIELYFDPGLRTEVSIEDLAVLWRRMGVRAVYASAWVFTPQYTYDYDRLIRVCHANGILVYAWFEFPQVSPLFWAEHPEWREKAAGGEKLPSWRLAMNLANPKCRAAVMEFMSSVLNKWAWDGVNLAELSFDGKADGDKPWAMVPLNDDVRRSFSAAYHFDPGELFDAASSHFWQRDRAGWATFLAYRKRMVTEMHRAFLTQLKPFAASGREVIVTILDSLEHPEVVSDAGLDSTAIVGLMREFAFTLQVEDPASSWKNPPARYVRLADRYRAILPHEARFMIDINVIPNRAVEETHLPVSQATGVELAATVRAARSASDRVALYGDATVRTADLDLISYAATEDARIATGKLTWSVETPYSIEMAVSSGIRTFYRDNQIWSFWRPGFVLMPPGKHEISADRNWFHWFDSSELTPQVLQVSTPLLSVDTGHGGLTLEYDSPGPVYTCLSRKPAGVAIDGADATILPGAREIAAVLVLPAGHHKATIAASKGVGLFVDFVSLISSSLIVAFGTSAIVMLGALYTGIRIRRFFR
- the wecB gene encoding UDP-N-acetylglucosamine 2-epimerase (non-hydrolyzing), which codes for MFRFVVVFGTRPEAIKLAPIVLDLRSRRNCETIVCVTAQQREMLDQVLQFFAIVPEVDLNLMQPDQSLAEFAGRAIPQLERVFAQYAPDMVVVQGDTSTALYAALAAFYRQVPIAHVEAGLRTDDIYSPFPEEANRVLISRLAALHFAPTRRAADNLLKEGIAPDRIFVTGNTGIDALLMTAERTDQSMLAGALGKMALDERQLVLITAHRRENFGEAFLSLCNAIADLVVLRPDLLFVYPAHLNPNVQDPVDRILRPLASRVDNLLIPSPFPYHEFVALMKRSSIILTDSGGIQEEAPGLGKPVLVMRKTTERQEAVDAGTARLVGTSREVIVRETLSILDNREIYRAMSQAANPFGDGHAAAHIVSHCFSYLNILRDANREAPALEELSETGKTS